The DNA segment TTATTGTACTTTATATTAATCAAAAAAGGGATTTTGTCTCAAACAAGTATTCTGAACTGGTCTGACATATTGAATAGTTGGCCAACCGTTTTATATCATGATTTTTATGGAATGCCATTTggttcaaaaataaataaataaaataaaataaagtaaatagaTAAATATGAAGCTCGCTACTTTTGTGTTGTCCGAGATAACTAGACACACCTATTTGAATACACCCAATGGAAATGTGCCGTGATTAAATAAATGTGGcatttaataaataatgtgGGATTATGAAATAAAAATCCTGTGAAATTAAccctttttaaaataaaaacatatttattacaAAATATGAACTGACTTATACATTTGTATTGATATAGAAATATTGCCTGATTTATTTACTTCATAgacatatttatgtatttacttatttaATTTGACCTTAAATTACATTCCATATATTTGCACCACTGATTATGATTTGAAAGTATGGTCgggttttctttattttccagaAAACCCAAATTACGGCGCAATCTCGCGTAAATTAGTGCCACGGGATTTGGGCAATGTAGTcaaaagaaggagggaggaggtctgCTCTGCACGAAGGGCTggcaagacaaaacaaaagccaTATATATACGACGGTAGTAGCAGTTTTATGGAAAACCGTGTGAAGTCGCTTCCATTTTCGATTTAactataatattatttattttcccaaaTCGCTTTAAAGTGCAACACTATGCCTAGTAGCACGGCTTTGTTGGAAACGGAAGAGGGAGAGTCGGAGGTCCCGCCACCGCTAGTCCATGCTTTCGCCGGCATAGGCCTCGGCAACCAGGGCACGCATAGCCAGACACCCGAACAAGCCGGTGACAGCTTTCCTCACTATAGCTTTCTCGGTGCAGTTCTAGACCTGAAGCCCCTATCGAATCATCAATCGATTGAGGAAAAAAATGGTGCAGTAGCGACCGATGAAGAGTCAGAAGTTGCAGTCAACAATGGGAAGGGTAACCTAAATGGGAGTGCTAGCACGCTGCTAGCACAGGCCCACAACCACCACGTATTCCTGGGGCCAGGAGGAGAGTCTGTCATGCCGTCTGGGATTGAACCACCACCGCCCGAAACTATCTTGTTGTACAACAACGATGACCTGGATGACGCGGGCGGCCTACATTCGTCCAACGGGATGATACTTTTGCCGTCGGAAATGTATGGTGGAGAATCAAGTTATGAAATGGAGCAGTCTTTGTTGATGAGGAGAAAAAGCGTCAACACAACTGAGTGTGTGGCCGTGCCGAGCTCCGAACACGTCGCAGAGATCGTTGGCAGACAAGGTTGGTTGTTTTGGAGTCTGCTTTGATCTGTAAATCGTATGTCATTACTCAGGATCTGACTGTATTAATGCAATGCGATTTAAATTATGTTTTCACATTAAAACCAGTAGTCACTGCAGTTTTAGCCGACACCACCAAGTTAAAACTTGATAAAAGCAGCTTAATGTTAATTAATCGAAAGAAATCTCATTCCAGATGAAACACTATTGATTGAACAATTGTTATCATAAGGAGGTCTGGGTCTAACAATGGGTACTTGTTACTTGTAAAGACATATTTCCTTTCGCCTCGCAAACGTTTAAGATGCAGTCATTTGCGCATTGTGCTTCCCTTGGTTTGCTTTGTCTCATGGACAAATGTTGGTCACCATTGCCACATCAGCCAAAGCATATGTTAAGCTTATTGTGACACACTGACGTTATGCTGCTTAAACATATAACTACATGACGGGACTTAATGGGAATTCCTAAACCACCAACTCCTAAAGAAATGGGTTGGTTTATATACCATATGCCTTGAAGAGTATGGCTATGTCGAGGTAGTCCCAGTTGGGGGAGGGTAGACAACACTTTCATGTTGACCACCACAGGAAATTACTagtgttgttatttttattttcacttgagcagtatttgagaacatttttaaaaatagaaaaatgtatGTAAACATTAACAGGGAGGTCGATAATCAGTTCTTAATTAAGATCATTGATTTCCAAGAGTCACTTGAACTGTGTAACATGTGTTTCAACGTGCTTGCATTTTCAACATGTTCTGTTGGTTATTTTACTGTTGATTTTGTATAATTACTTTGACCATAATCTTTCCCTTCCGCAGGCTGTAAGATCAAAGCCCTCCGGGCCAAAACCAACACCTACATCAAAACACCCGTGAGGGGCGACCAGCCTGTCTTTGTTGTCACTGGGCGCAAGGAAGATGTTGCCATGGCTAAGAGAGAGATCTTGTCTGCGGCAGAGCACTTCTCTCTCATCAGAGCCTCTCGGAACAAGACGGGCCCCCTCTCAGTCGTGGCTGGCCCCGggctcccaggggcccccaccctccccggcCAAACCACAATTCAGGTGTGTAAAGAAATCTGCCCTGCTTCTATGAACAGAACAGATATAATATCAATCTATAATAAACTTCTATATAAGGATAATGTCAacaatgcttaaaaaaaaacgagAGCACAAATGATTTATATGTGTTTTTTTAGATTACATTTTGAACCTGTGTTGCTAATAATACTGCTATATTCTTTGTTatccgttttattttattgttcttcCTAGGTTCGGGTCCCATATCGGGTCGTGGGGCTGGTAGTGGGTCCAAAAGGTAGGTTGCTACTTTTTTTGGGCTGATGTGTTTACGTTGGAGATGGGATTTCTAAATGTGAGCCATGGAAGGTCTTTTCTTTTCTCATTACTATTAGTTATTTGTTGTGTTCTGGCTTGTATTTAGACTTTGGACATGGCTTGAGACTTCCTTTTCAGTCTTGAGTGAACTCGGGACTCAAGCAAAGTAAACTTTGATCCTGGTAAAACAAAAGTAAAACGGGGCTGAAAAGTCCAACAAAGGCTGCGTAGGCTTTGGAGAAAATTAAAAAATTGCCTCACAAACTAGGTTCTGACAAGAAAGTttcctgaaaataaataaatgtaaaaccaaatccattttgtttttttgtaggcATTTCTAAAATCCTTATCCTTAGATATTAAGATTCACGCCTATCTATATTCCTCAATGATACAATTCCATGAATAAGCCATCCGTATTAGAAAAATAAAGCTTGTTTTTGGTGTATATTTTGTTGCAGAAATACTGCCTCTAGAAAAAATATCATGATtctgttaaaaaatatagatattttgtcTCAAGATAAAATAACTCTTTATTTGGAATCTGAAGGACATATGAACAGTGACTGATATTCAGCATATTTAGCCGcaacgggcgaaaacgatccggttttgttttatgcagttcaggaatatctccatAAAGATGGATTCATTGcaaaaccgcatcgagctgtagaaacgatgtagtaaatattcaaggcgctggttctccacagaaaaaagtggagcgcatcaagcctgcgcgcattAAGGCTACgcatgtatacaaacattcagtcacgagcgGATTCAACCTTTTatattgagcagaaatactttttaatgtacagttagtaattaaattgaTCACCGGGCTGTATTTACAAGAATACAAAtagctccgtgtggacggggccttggTTTCTCAACCGCCCTTATCTTTGGCCCCATCTTTCCACACCAAAACTTCCCGTTTGCTCACCTTTCAGGGGCAACCATCAAACGCATTCAACAGCAGACCCACACCTACATCGTGACGCCGAGCCGGGACAAGGAGCCTGTGTTCGAGGTCACCGGCATGCCGGAGAATGTGGACCGGGCGCGGGAGGAGATCGAGGCGCACATTGCCCTGCGGACCGGCACCTGTGGCGGCATGGAGCTCCCCGGCGTCGATGACAACGACTTCCACTTCAACGGCACCGACGTCAGCTTCGAGGGGCTCTCGGCTGCGGCCGCCGCTGCGGGCATGGGCCATGCAGCGTGGCTTCAGTCGAATGCCGCAGCCTCGGCCGCAGGTGGCCTGCCCGCTATGGGCGTGaccggtggcggcggtggcacTCCGCAAGTCAACGGCAACTTCAGCGGCGGCGTCAAGATGTCTTCCACCTATCGCAACGACAGCTCCAGCTCCCTAGGGAGTGGCTCAAGCTCGGCCGATTCCTTCTACGGCAACGGGAACCTGAACCGCATGGCTGACTTTAGCCCCACCTGCTCGGTCAacgcaaacaacaacaacaacaacggcggcggtgttggtggtggtggtggcggcggcgcagGGGCGAGTTTCTGGTTTGGCGATGCTGCGCAGCCACTCGGGTCCGAAGAGATGGGTGGCATTGGAGTGGGGGGCCCCGCCTCAGGATTTGATCCCCTTACCATCTCTACTGCCCCGggctccacccctctcccccagccccctgtATGGAGCTCCTATGTGGAACATCAGGCCCATGAGGCTGGCAAAACTCAGGTTTGTGGGGTTTGCAAGGTTCAATTCCCGAAAATGTCAGTAGTGTTATTGTGTCCCTGTGCTGGTGTGTAAtgtgtattttaatatatttttgataATTTGTAATGAGTAAAAATTAAAATCATTGAAAGCCAAGGATATCGTTGAAGTGCTCTTATGATGGGTTGCCAGGCGGCGAGGTTTCGAAGCCAGTCCAGAAGTGAACCATACAGCCCTTGTGGTCTATAGGGTAacgccttccctctccctctccctccagaccAGTCACCCGGGCACCCCGCGCCTCTCGCCCACCTTCCTCTGCACAGACGCCCTGGAGCACCCGCAGGCGCAGCGAGTCCAGCGGGCCTCCCTGGGCACCACCGGAGCCCCTGAGTCCCACCGCTTCTCGGGCTACGGCCCCGCCTTCTCCTCTTCCAGCGAGAGCACGGCGTCCGCGTCCTCGTCTTCGCCCCCCGACTCGTCCTTGCCCttcagggcggcggcggcggcggcggcggcggcggcggcagggcGAGGCGTGGAGACCTGCATCCACTGCATGGAGAGTCAGGTAGTGGCGGCCCTGGTGCCGTGCGGCCACAACCTGTTCTGCATGGAGTGTGCCACGCGGATATGCCACGGCCCAGACGCAGTGTGCCCGGTGTGCTTTTACCCGGTCACACAGGCCATCCAGCTCCGCAACATGTGATTCCTACCACTCGCCAGCCctctcttacccccccccccccccccccggccccccatctGTTGTGAGGATCGCCCGTGATGTGTGGCCAACGACTGtggttccccctccccccgcctccctccctaccACTTCTAGGCCAAAATTGCAACGGGAgtctgtggaggaggggggtctcACGAAACGGGCCGAGCACTGGGGACTAGGCGCAGGAATTGAGCGGGAGGGGTTTGTCCCAGAGCGCAGGGGGAAACCACAGGGTAGAGGTACGAGCATCTTTTTATTTCAATggaaaggttgggtatgggggGGCCATCCTGTACAGGAGCCCGTTATTGTGAAGTCTTCTTCCTAGATTGAATATCGATAAGTGGAGGGGTTAAGACCCTCCAAGTAGCATTgggtggaatgtttttttaattaatattgttaatgtatatatatattttttttattttccccgAATACATGGAATGAATTTATTGGACTTGAGATCAAACTTTGAGTTCTAAGAGTTCAGGTTGTCCTCTAGGTGAAGAACCAAGTTTGTAAAAGCAGTTTGGATTTTGTCATCCGTACATCTCATACGttttgcctttttttatttttattttttctttattttttttgctgccaTTGTTTTTAATGTGTCTTGCGTTGCCCCTCATCCATTGTCCTTTTGGTATTGACCTCAAAGAGGAAGTATAGGGAAGTGTTTACATAGTCTTGACCAAAAATAACTTGATGTCAACCTATACAAATTTTGCATTCAAGATCAAAAGATT comes from the Gadus chalcogrammus isolate NIFS_2021 chromosome 6, NIFS_Gcha_1.0, whole genome shotgun sequence genome and includes:
- the LOC130384725 gene encoding RNA-binding protein MEX3B-like produces the protein MPSSTALLETEEGESEVPPPLVHAFAGIGLGNQGTHSQTPEQAGDSFPHYSFLGAVLDLKPLSNHQSIEEKNGAVATDEESEVAVNNGKGNLNGSASTLLAQAHNHHVFLGPGGESVMPSGIEPPPPETILLYNNDDLDDAGGLHSSNGMILLPSEMYGGESSYEMEQSLLMRRKSVNTTECVAVPSSEHVAEIVGRQGCKIKALRAKTNTYIKTPVRGDQPVFVVTGRKEDVAMAKREILSAAEHFSLIRASRNKTGPLSVVAGPGLPGAPTLPGQTTIQVRVPYRVVGLVVGPKGATIKRIQQQTHTYIVTPSRDKEPVFEVTGMPENVDRAREEIEAHIALRTGTCGGMELPGVDDNDFHFNGTDVSFEGLSAAAAAAGMGHAAWLQSNAAASAAGGLPAMGVTGGGGGTPQVNGNFSGGVKMSSTYRNDSSSSLGSGSSSADSFYGNGNLNRMADFSPTCSVNANNNNNNGGGVGGGGGGGAGASFWFGDAAQPLGSEEMGGIGVGGPASGFDPLTISTAPGSTPLPQPPVWSSYVEHQAHEAGKTQTSHPGTPRLSPTFLCTDALEHPQAQRVQRASLGTTGAPESHRFSGYGPAFSSSSESTASASSSSPPDSSLPFRAAAAAAAAAAAGRGVETCIHCMESQVVAALVPCGHNLFCMECATRICHGPDAVCPVCFYPVTQAIQLRNM